TGTTACCACGTGTATTACAGCTCGAAGAGGCGCTATATACGATCAggttaaatactataaatgtaGACTAAAATTGAGACTAACTAtaggtaattttgttatataaaaattgtttagaaaaaaataatgtaaaactatTTACTCGGGTAAAACCTTAACCGAACTAAAATCCTACGTACGCTAATgaacagtataaaaaaaagtatggaAAATTACTGTTCCTAATTGTCCTTACATTTAAAActcgaaaaactaaaaaaaacaacttgatataaaacaatacaagGCTATACAGTTAATCAGGTTTATCAGTTCATcattcaaaacaataatattgttcacaataatgatttttactgattaaaaaaaattttaaagagattataatatataatgcattatattttttgtttattaattgtaacattactgattaatattattaatagatcACTAAACCGAATCATAGCAGGCCTTCAACATGATGAAATGATTGTCATTATagaacaaaatagttttttcaaattaaatctatttgaactttatattatattgtgaacaaaagggacatttttttatgattctcGTTACGATATTCATTTCATTACTAGTACTTGAAGTCAACAGTTTGTGTTTATAGATATTTCTGTTGTATTTTTATACCTTTTAATGTTTATCTTATAACGAAAATTcataaatagatataaatactgCAAGTATGGTACtgtttaagttattaattatggtTTTCATTGGAGTTTTTCTAAGGGATGTGATGTCACTTGTAAGTATATAGAATTAGAACCTGCAGTTAAACTTTCTCGATTGtttgatcataataatttgttgtatattttaatactgtgACATAGctaaaatgtatacacatacctataggttatatcagtagtaaattattaaaaggttAATATTGTAGGCAGTGCTGCAACAACCACAGGGGCAGCCGGGGCAATACCCCTGTAGAGGGCCGCTAATCGTTGGCTCAAGGGGCCCCgcatctattttaaatttttaaataatgcattgtaatctaatgtttaaatcaaataaaaatacttaatttgtTGTCGAAGAACGGAGTTTGCATATCCATTATAATATccatatttatctataaatggTCATTAATATCTTAGTGCTAATGCTCATTAAGTCATacgaataagaaaaaaatggtcACTAATCACTGTGTGGTGGGCcttcacattatattttttaggctttttgaaaaaaaatcaccatcattattcattttcgtataggttacctataaaaaaatattatatacatagaccTCAGGGCCCCATGCATTGACTTTTTTCCGGGGGCCCCAAGAATCCTAATTGCGGCACTGATTGTAGGtactaaaaagtttttttaataagaccGGAAAAGTCAATTTTCCGTACAGTAGGTTTAAACTTTGAAGTGTACTTCGTCATAGAGTAGGTCACAATAAtagatgtattaaatttgaaaaattatcacGAAAAAGTATCATATGTttctaataaatgtaatatgcatttattttactatgagtaatttttcttttagtataggtacctactgtaagtTGAATTGATTTTTTCAGAAATAGTAGGCATCAAATagaatagaaatatagaatattaaataattaataatatgatattaattgccatattatactaaaaaggCAGGattctaaaatttcattaaatttatttttttgaaatatttaattttaacaaaaaataaaattttagtttaaaactaTAGTAAAAGTGCAGTCAATACCTCTAGTTAGTTGAATGTTAAGAGGAAAATGTTATAGACATATTtcttacatagtatattatataaattaggtatataataataattatccatctcatataaattatattatattctctacaCAGAGAATATTATCTGCAaccattaaagaaaaaataaacacacacatcattgtataacCATCGCtccactcggaatctaaaattggTAATTATCTTAACTCgcgattttttttacttaaaaagtatacaataataatatatactaatatatatagtatactagaGTTGTCAGATCTAGATACAAAATCCGAATTTGTTGCCTCCACCTTAGAAGCACGTAGCACAAAGCaatacaagataatattattatttataatcatcaaatgtacttagaatattaagtattttggtAGGTACATGgattgtaaatatttcaaacaatatatagactatacataatattattatggtggtcTGGCctcttaaaatattgtatctaatatattttagtttttgtaaaataatttcgtACACAGTCGTTGCTCAGTCAGTGACTTTTTTCTAACAcgtttgtttgtataatatctgatttttatatttgtaaacctGTGCTGCATATTAAAttgcaaatttatttttcatgttatttataaatgcgAAATGACACATTTGTTGaagagattaaaaaaaattaccatctataaaatactataaataatttattaattaaaatctctatattatatatagacccaaatttgtatacatttttacaattcttTGTCGTGGTATAACTTGAGAACGCATTTACCGATTTCATtcatcttttttaaattaaagtggAAATCGTAGAGCATGTTCTTAGACATAAATGTAGTCCTAGgagttaaatcataatttatttttccggGAAACGTcgggtaattcagctagtatgaaataaatacctaataacaataattattaattataatatatcatacacagtaattaaaaatcataaatgtgttattcaaaaaataattaaagttttatttagtaCCTGcagtaataatttatcaatcatactttaaaaaataaattaaccaacaaatttaataatgcaaaataatatggCAGAACAATGTGATTATAACATTAAcctataattaaatgaaaataaactaacaataatactttaagtaggtataaactcttatatcaattatatagaTTTGCTTTTCATTGatccaaaaatgtaatttaacacgATTTTCAGTACAATCCACTGTTAACGTATActatacgttttaaaaaaatgtctacacaTAATAACCTCACTGGAAATTTCTCGATCGACCAATACAAAGATGATCAATATATAAATGGAAATGTTACTATACATTCGAAATTATTAATCGACAAAGTAAgtgtaacaattttaaattaaccacGGGACCTATCAGCCGGCAGCTACCTAGGtactaaataagtaaaatattctaTAGGTACTCTTATCATGTTAtagaattgtattttgtatattatggtataacaCTAAGTCAATTacgaaaaaatcaattttattattgaaaaattaatatacttctatttatttatttatttactataatctaTTTTTGAAGGTAATCGTAGTTATCTATCGTTGTGATGCCGATGGCATTAATTGTGAATACTTTCAAACGTGGACATTAACAGATATTTGCCCTAAATTGAAGGATAAGAATCAAATATGGTCACGTTGGTACAATTCGTTTGATCCACCTATGGTTTGTCCAATAGATAAAGTAAGGATAACGAAGtcatttaaatcttttttaactTTGATTTATTGACGAGTTGCCGACTCtatggtattatttttaatcaattttagtgatacttaattttttaactagtttATAAACAGTCAGTTAGTGATGTATTTTGAGTAAATATGATCgtaattgtaatatgtatactagAGAAATTACTAATTGCTATTTACTACtcaatggatattatatattataacctaacctaacctatgtaaTGTAACTCTTCCAATTGTccatttgtctacctttatcaaaaataaaatttctacaagaaacttaaattaaatttttatgagtaaattaatttatatttttacaacatttgatattcactcgatttttcatgtaacaattttcttattttattgtaattaaaaaacgaatgactgtagatacttgaaaattacaacataaaatgttgaaattattttgacttattttgagctgtttacggacattgtcaattttcaatttttttagtttttttttctattaatatcaataaaattttatttgttgggtaaaaagcgtgaaaatttaatataaggctcctgatatatcattctcatacagttgaaaaatattaaaaatacataggcacaatttttttttataagcatttaaagttcaaattttgacaacatttatcaaatttataatttattaattattttgaagttaaaaatgtataaaatgtttaacttttatggctataaggattgaaaactcaaaacaaggctccacgtaaatataggttatatataaattactttattcacaagaatatcatcaaatatactatgtaatatcataggctgactgaccgttttcgctcagaatcgtttttcttatacaatgatattatatcattgaattcaaatttaacaccacccattacagtgactcacttgtaacctactgtacagcagagtgacatccacttatccacctttttttaattatatttataaaaacgtgtgtataaatatttttaaagatataattaattaactttttgtATTTAGGTAAATTATCGATTGATAAATGGAACATATGATATTGACCAAGCGGTTCGTTGGTATTCTGATATGACTAACTATCAATGGAAAGTGACACAAAAAATGTATGCTGGTGATGTATATATCGGTAGTTATGTCTTTCACATTTCTATATTCAGTTATAGAAAAAGACTCAAACCTTTACTTAACTTAtagttatgtatttaaataatcgaCCGACAAATACAAATCACTTTTAAATTGttctatttcattattaaaaaatgtggtGATGGTATAtgagataaaaattattattatattattatataatattatgtcataatattcatattataagaaattaaaaaatacattttaagcataccaaacaatacattatttttcaatattgttatattaattacaattataatattatgtggcttttatttaaattgtttacagttataaaactatttattatttactgcaaTGTGTTTGACGCCTAGTGCATAATAACTAATGAATGAATAAATATCAATCAGCCCTCAGTCTCattgtacaacaaaataattattgattaaaagttTACAgcttaatgatatttttatcatttaggaacatattattttattatacaaaatataagactttgctaataaaagtataaatggtTGACTTTTCGTTCACGACCtacttatttttgaattttttgtgaCATTTGAAAAtggtaaaaacataataatattgaatgattAATGAATAGAAAACAAATTCTTACTGTTCACTGGCATAGGTTGTGATCTTATCTGGGATACAATCTTTAAAACTATGTACCAATACTGGCTATACTATGCTACCGTTGTGGCGTTAAAAGAAGACTGCGATATCCACTGAATAATTAATTgcacctttattttaaaaaatactggtTGTATGTACCTTATTAccttaaacataaaataaacttaacaataGACCGTCTAACTTGGATAACAATATacgatgtattaaaataaatgaatatacatcaatatacagtgtataaatgtataattactatCTACACTCCGTATTATGTAGATTCTATAGTGCTGTAAAatagtgtaatatttattattattgcggtaTACCAATACATACTATTACTGTATTTAAAAGTCGAGTAACTAAAATccaatgtactataataattgcgTCAAGTCAATTTATCACGTTGATCGgctacctattaatataaaatattaatgctgttcaaaaaaatgttcactaatacattaatacattgtCAAATAACATTGTTTACTGAGACAACTTCCGAAatttagttattacaattattttgatgaatgttAGATAAGCTGCATAGTGTTttgtgttgtaaattattattaatacctatacattgtgAACCAGTAACACAATATCACGATAACGATATATACTCTGCATACAGTTCAAttgctcttaaaaaaaaaaaaaaaaaacgttggaAGATAGATAGACAGGATTCGTGGAGCCACGAAACAGAAACACAATTTGCAAACAACTATCCACGGGGGCGAAGCACGCGGGTGACAGCTAGTAATCGATAAACTAGAGTTATAACTAACAGTTATTTTTCATGgccaataatttaattaaaatatcctaTCATTCTATTGTTCTTTCTTTCTTTGAATATTCTTCTTATTTTCAAATGCATGACAGCTTCCTTCGACGAACCAAATGGGGTGCTTACCTCCGGATATATTTTTTGCTCTGCTATAGGCAGTTAATTAAAACTCAATATATGaattaaactatagtttaactAGACAATCTTATCTTAATGAGGTGGTTACTGGTTTCCTAATCGACACAGTACATCCATTATCTAAATTCTAAGTCTTAAGATCGcctactattaataataataataatagaaattagtattttagttCGCTTACTAGGTGGTTTAGTTGCACGTAAATCACTTGAGGTGACTGACGGCTAGATTATCGAAAACatgaatttctattttaatgtttttaacaaaCCAAAAACCACCGGAAAAGCTATGAGGAAAAAACTTCACACTTCGTATAACTTTGAAAGTtaagtgttaaaaattaataattatacacttatacgtaCGCACCTGTTGGAGTAATTATACTTTTCACATACTCACAAAATCTCAATAATTCTTATCACCTGTGCGTTTCTCACGGGCCACCTATTTAACACAGGATgactagtattatatataattgtatataactaTTGCAATAcacatataaattgttatttcttcaaaaaaaaattcaaacagaaGTCaaccattattattgttatatactgtATCATTTTTTGAAtctgtaaaatttttaacatttaggTTCATTACCAAATTACAAACGGAACGTTTGAAATTGGTGCAGAAACATTGTTGTATACTCAAGCAACTGATTACCAATGGAAAGTTGTTCAAAAGTTCTACgctaatgataaatatatcagtactataatattattgaattttcatttttcggctacagaaaaaaaatcaagtctaTTCTAAAcccataatatatgttatttactCAATTACcgtacaattaaatataagcaGTCGTACTAAGATTCACTCATAACTAATTAAAAAGATTTGGTAATTAGCTTAAGTACCtctcattttatattttgtaactggATAACATTTAAGAAATAACCAGAATATTATAGACAAAATATGTTATCTCCAAacataaaatgtgttaataataattgccatctattgaactcaaatttgtattaatttctgattataaaatatgtttgtttcAACTACCATTGAATTACCAAAAACCttggaataatattgtaatgttgagaatactttaaatatcattatttaaaaatcatctttataaattaaattattattacctacatatttttataattcttgCATGATGATGCcaattagtttttttagttactTAAGCAGTTAATTTATATGGTGTTTaggatcatattatatattaataaaattaacttttaaatttaattttgttgtatttataaCTAGATGAATTACCGGGCGTTTCCcgggaaaaaaattgtgattgttcaactcattttgggtgtaacatgctgtggaagcaatgtctttttaagtgtaaatgatattatattttaatggtaagCCATCCCGACAGGCGTTGTTCGTGAGATAcgcttgtgattatgcgagcagcatattatcaggtaggcagtCATCTACTTGCGGTAGATCGCTGGCCCTGTgtggtttgtacgtaagtgtataattcaactctaaagtataaaagttatgccaagtttgtcgtttttacttgatTTAATCTACGGctgattaatacaaaatcctaacttgaccgtactaaaatccggtGAATAAAGAAAACCAAACATTCGTAGGCATGTAgagaagaaatataaaaaatgaaaaataagaaaaaaaaacaatttaaaatcaaaaaattggtCCACCGAAACCGTGGTACGAACTTGAAacattctgtactaaaatacatagaAGTGCCAGTGCGCCAATAGGGGTGTcgcttagataataataatttacgcaGACATGATTTTTCCCTTCGGCAATTATGTAAACAATATCTCATATTGACAGTCTTTCGGTAAGACACGACACGAAACACTAATTTTTGAACGTATATGTAGTGAGTGACCGCGTACGATCCATAAACTCGTTGATGTTATGGCTTTAAAGTTTTAACTGTTTCtgtaacatttaaactaaagtTCCTATCCACCAAACACCAATTTTACTTACCGTCGTGTCTGCAATGACGTATACCTGATACGCCTCGGAGTGCCTATAACTAGATGACTTGATCGTTTTTCACTTGATGTGAtactgacttgctagacactcCTACACGGTTTTAAACTTTACACTATTCCACACACGAAAAGGCACCGGACATGCAACGGGAAACAGCTCTAAAAACCGAcggttaaaaaatttaaacataccCGCCAAAGGTGCCAAGCCCAATCACTAATCATCATCACAAATCCTCATCAACCGCACATGACAAAAATCATTATCACCTACTTGTATATTACTACGACGAAGTGGAAAATTCTAtagattgtacctataataataatgttattattattttaatttttttgacattcgagttgattttgttttattttctattgttacattatacaaaaattaataaaataatgttaaaaactatatactaaTTGAACTGCaataacgttatataatatatacgatgatataatttaatcgtttaggttacatacatattttattggtgcgtatacccataaatatatttaccaatacaccactgcataataggtatagtatagctgtataatagtgtataccAATACATACTATTACTGTATTTAAAGTCGATTAGCTAAAATCAAATGTGTTATAACAATTGCATCGAGGCAATTTGTCACGTGGATTGGCTATTCACACAAAATATTAGTattgttcaaaaaatgtttactgaTTTATACAATACACTGTGAAATAACATTGTTTTCCAAGatttagttattacaatttttatcaagGTTAGATAGCTCCATAGATTTGTGTATTGTAAATTAGTACTCATTTTCATTGTCAGTCATTATCAAAATAGGTATCACGATAGCGATTCATACGACTTTACAACTTTGGTCAAGAAGTTTAAAAAGAGTAATATTGTGTCAGTTAATATCTATTACCTACCTTCTGTTTTATTCTTTTCGTATAAGTATTTTACACGTAACTTCATTAGTAGACACAAATACTCACAGCAACAAAATGgcagtattaaaatttatttttataatcattattggaAATTTCGTCAAAAATGTGATGCTGGTCAGTACTCCTAGTCTACtcctgtaataatattatgaagtactTTTAGCAGGACGCcgaatagtaatattttagtgtacttatatattttactcgGATAATAACTCCGAAATAAATAACGTTTTGGAGGACTATGAATCTGAGTCTTGTACTTTCATGggaatttaaattacatacactgattttttaaaatcataattcgaTGTCTGGTATTATATCAGATAGCTATTCTTGAATGATCTATTGATGTTTTTTTGagctattgtttttaaatatcactgATGGTTAAGTGGATTCTTGTGAGAGGGTCCAGGTGGGGTATAGACTCTATAGTATGGTAAGGATTTTGTGCAGTTATCAAGCAAAATTTAGAGGATTCAATCATTAACTAGTTTTTGAGcttaatttataattggaaATATCCTGTTACCGTTTATTGAAAATAGTAATACCTTATCGTGACATTGGATATTGGACGATTTTGGAGCAATTTTCAATAGATATTTGAATTAGTCTAGAGTAAAAAATAAAGGTCTAAAGGTGTTTAATGTTCTACGATTGACAAATAGTGCAgaggaaaatatattatattaataagggCATTCTATTTACTTAGGTATGTAAAATGTTTgacgcacaattttttttttaattacagtgaAAACACTTGTGAGAAacctttttgaaatattattatcgccattcgtatataaagaaaaaattatagaaaattgcATGTGTCCATAAATAAgatacgaaatattttaaaaattcaatgactggaaaataataatataaatattatgaaaatattatagtaactacaacagttgttgttgttgttgaattaaaacaaaaaacaaaatcgatttaaaaaaaattaatgataggtaggtacgtaaatatttcattttctgTATTTACCGTTTTCAGAAAAATACTGCGAATTTTAGGTTTTGAACCTAAAAGTGACTTCtacattaaattttacataCCTGGGTTTCTGGTCCAGAAACCACTTTCCCACACCCAGAATCTAAATACatagtaaacaaataaatttaatgaagaACATGtggttgtaatatttatatatgattataatatagacgttaggtacttaccaataattaaaggaaaataaattaccaattgTACCAATTTTTGTAGATGTTtcgaataatagtataaaagtatagtttaatgtttatttgaatttgaaaaaatatttttctatgacTTTCTCAGTACAATCCAATGTTTACGTACACTGTAAGGTTTAAAAAAGTTTCTGTACATCCGAACGATCTTGCGAATTTCACGATCAACCAATACAGaggaaaacaatttataaatggaAACCTTACAATACTTCCGAATATAGTCACTGATAAAGTAAGTATAACAGTCATGAATTAAATAACCATAGTACTACTAACCTAtcagtgtataataaaatattaccgaatataaattgaatattttacatatatattttacatatattcaCCCTTTCATATTactataggtttaatttaatttttagtttgaaataaactattcaatattacgtacgaattaattattgaaacattaatataattctatttgTTTAGCTTTccatgttaatatattttgatcacttgtgtaatgtatttttgaaggttattatatttttccatcGTTGTGAATCTGACGGCATTAATTGTGAATACTTTCAAACGTGGACAATCACAGATATCTGCCTTAAATTAAAGGAAAAGAACCAAGTATGGTCCCGTTAGTACAGTTCGTTTGACCCACCAATGGTTTGTCCATTAGATAAGGTAAGGATAATGAAGTTATATAATTCTTTTTGACTTTGCTTTGCTTGAAAgttcaatgttattattgtgttttaattgtatttttaattattctttattgTATAACTAGTTCGTAGACAGTCAGTTAGTTATGTGAcccaagtacataatataaacgttattgtaaatttaatatgtttacaaatgttaaaatgtGTGATAAAACACTCAATTTTATCTTTGGGAGGGGGGTGGGGGttctcaaaattattaaacagtatttaaaaaaagcaaacgttattataaaaccaatacctACTTTTCTTtgcttaaaatctaaaaatgtatgagGATTTATCCCCCATATAATTCCCTGTGAGTAAGCCCCTGTAAAAGgtgctaatttatttttacacccggggggggggggggaatgtctAAATGCGGCACTGGTGGTGACCCTGGTGACTGGCGttctaattaaatgtttatttttcaatcataACTATTAACAAGCAATCGGACGTTGAATGTTCATATGTTAAACAAGCATTTTGCAAATAGAgatggaataaaaatatatctatcaaattataaatcatagtgtataattattacatcaaataataaattgttctttCTTCCCAAACAATCAACATAaatcaattatcattattgttacaACTGTATCATGTTGTCAATCTGTACTATagctttttaaatttaggttCATTACCGAGTTACAAATGGAACATTTGATGCTGGCGCAGCAATACTGTTGTATCCTCAAGTAACTGATTACCAATGGAGAGTAATTCAAAAGTTCTACGCTAACGATAGATATATCGGTAGTATGATTGTGGAATTTTCATTCTTCGGccacagaaaaaaaatcaagtcaaATCCATAACATGTTATTTACTCAATTACACTTCAATTTTACATAAACACAGTTGTACTATTCTTTAACCCTTTGTCGACCGACGGTACTTATAAGTCCACCGAAATAAAACGTGtatgaaatatcataaaacgTTATTTTTGTGTTTCTAATGGGTCGGTACTCACGAGTACCATCTaccgattaaataaatattattttaaaagcggtcgtactattattaaacattttatcggCGATTAATTTCGGGGACTGCAGCATTCAACACATATACATGACTTGGTATTTTTCCTTtctatttatatgtacatattttatcattttatcataagaaatattttgtttatgtttagaTATATGTCTAGATGGATTATCTGTTTCTGTTATTGCGATTTCATTATcgatataatgaaatatttataaataagaatatggACTTGTAAGTACCATTGGTctttcacggtaaatatttagtCAGTTGTCGACTAGTAATCGTCGCCGTCGTTCGTAAATGTTTGATTACTGTCTgtgaaatcgtttttttttacgtactatacacatttttgtattaaaagttCGAATTATTTaaccataggtaataatattatttttaaaatgacaaataataacgATGATTTGTTACTTCAGTGGTTAAATGAAGAGATTCCGTTAGATAATAATGAGATTACCGACGAAGAATTATCGGACGACGAAGACAATATTACGAAaggtaaagattttttttctgtgGTCGATAATAATCCATTTGAAGAAAATATAGTGACAAATGAATTAGAAATTGAAAATGAAgatagttttgaatttattctgGATAATactgatattaatttttcaaatataattgagCCAGTAGAACCTGTAGTTATAGCTGTGCCGACTTCTACTCAAACTGTCAATCTCCACGACATTTCTGGCTCTTCTAATAATATCAAATCTCCCCCTTccaaaaagcttaaaaacacttcaaaaaaaaaaaaagaagatatctcACAAATTCGCCGTAAATGGAAAAAGATAACTGTCAAAACATTAGAACCCGATTATTCACTTCCCGATGGACCCGTTGATGGCAAATTCAAGGGGGAAACTGCTACgtcaatatttttggaatttatcgATGGTTTTATTGATCAACTTGTGtatcaaacaaatttatatagTATTCAAAGAGGACGTCCTTTGAATGTAAAACGTTTTGAAATTCTGAACTTCATaggtataaattttttaatgggGTACAACAAACTGCCAAGTTGGAAACATTATTGGGCAACATCTGATGATTTAAATGTTCCCTGTGTGTCAAATACAATGAGCCGTAAtcgatttgataatattttatcaaatcttCATGTTCAAGACAACTCATTGATCCca
Above is a window of Metopolophium dirhodum isolate CAU chromosome 3, ASM1992520v1, whole genome shotgun sequence DNA encoding:
- the LOC132942137 gene encoding uncharacterized protein LOC132942137: MVLFKLLIMVFIGVFLRDVMSLYNPLLTYTIRFKKMSTHNNLTGNFSIDQYKDDQYINGNVTIHSKLLIDKVIVVIYRCDADGINCEYFQTWTLTDICPKLKDKNQIWSRWYNSFDPPMVCPIDKVNYRLINGTYDIDQAVRWYSDMTNYQWKVTQKMYAGDVYIGSYVFHISIFSYRKRLKPLLNL